The Sinomicrobium kalidii genome contains a region encoding:
- a CDS encoding TonB-dependent receptor codes for MKATSFSVLFILITYAFAHGQSVTQTVKGRITDRQSETPLMGATVEILTTGPVTGVVTDMDGYYRIEGVPLGRHDIRVSYLGYTSATIPNVRVTAGKELVVNAVLEESVVAMDEVVVTSGEQKGRPRNEMAAVSARSFSLEEVTRFSGAANDASRMAANYAGVNINNDSRNDLVIRGNSPMGVLWRLEGVPIPNPNHFSTLGTTGGPVSALNTNLLSNSDFLTSAFPAEYGNANAGVFDIRFRNGNRDRLEATAQLAVFSGLEGMIEGPLFKENGGSFIVSFRQSFVELAQNMGFEVGTTASPNYNDLSFKADTGYGKLGRFTLFGIGGTSDIFFNADEVEEEDFFASQNEDADVDSRLGVIGLNHHYAFNDNTYIKTSLAASGTQTRVSIDRVEDDGARTLSEEVDDNNTRYTFSTYLNSKLSARHSVRGGVVAELYTLDTYAWDTEDSQQRTLRDFDGNMSLYQAYVQSRYKFNDRWELNTGIHAQYLNQNEDFVVEPRLSLKWRFRPNQSLSAGFGVHHQMLPLPIYLLESMDEDGERVQSNMEAEFLQSLHYVLGYDLQLAADWRLKAETYYQDLRNVPVDPFSSSFSLLNVGDDFGFPDNGFLVNEGSGRNYGVELTVEKFFSRGYYGLLTASWYDSSYKGSDGIRRNTAFNNRYILNFLAGREFVVGKDKQNAFNIDMKFTTAGGRYYTPIDIQSSIDSGAEVRFDEIAYSERFSPYLRLDIKVGFQWNSRRGKLSQQFYLDFQNITARDNVFLQRYNESSETVNTLYQRGFFPDILYRIQF; via the coding sequence ATGAAAGCAACCAGTTTCTCCGTACTTTTTATACTGATTACATACGCTTTTGCTCATGGCCAGTCCGTGACACAGACCGTAAAGGGAAGGATCACCGACCGGCAATCTGAAACACCGCTTATGGGAGCGACGGTGGAAATCCTTACCACCGGTCCCGTAACGGGAGTGGTTACCGATATGGACGGCTATTACCGGATAGAAGGTGTACCCCTCGGCCGGCATGATATTCGTGTAAGCTACCTGGGATACACGTCTGCCACCATCCCCAATGTAAGGGTCACCGCAGGAAAGGAATTAGTCGTAAATGCCGTCCTGGAAGAGTCTGTGGTAGCCATGGACGAGGTCGTGGTAACATCGGGGGAACAAAAAGGAAGGCCGCGTAACGAGATGGCCGCAGTGAGTGCCCGCTCCTTTTCACTGGAAGAAGTCACCAGGTTTTCGGGAGCGGCCAACGATGCATCCCGTATGGCCGCTAATTATGCCGGGGTAAATATAAATAACGACTCCAGGAACGATCTGGTGATCCGGGGAAATTCCCCTATGGGCGTGTTGTGGCGGCTGGAAGGCGTGCCTATTCCGAATCCGAATCACTTTTCCACCCTCGGGACAACCGGGGGCCCTGTAAGTGCACTTAACACCAATCTTTTATCCAATTCTGATTTTTTAACAAGTGCCTTTCCGGCAGAATACGGCAATGCCAATGCCGGGGTTTTTGATATCCGTTTTCGCAATGGTAACCGCGACCGGCTGGAAGCTACGGCACAGTTGGCGGTCTTTAGCGGACTGGAAGGTATGATTGAAGGCCCCTTGTTTAAAGAGAACGGAGGGTCGTTTATCGTTTCCTTCCGGCAGAGTTTTGTGGAGCTGGCGCAGAATATGGGATTTGAAGTGGGAACAACGGCCAGTCCCAATTACAATGATCTTTCGTTCAAGGCAGATACGGGCTATGGCAAGCTGGGACGGTTTACCCTGTTCGGGATAGGCGGAACAAGTGATATCTTTTTCAATGCGGATGAGGTGGAAGAAGAGGATTTTTTCGCCAGTCAGAACGAAGATGCCGATGTAGACTCGCGTCTTGGTGTCATAGGGCTCAATCATCATTACGCTTTTAATGACAATACCTATATAAAAACCAGCCTTGCGGCATCCGGAACCCAAACCCGGGTCAGTATCGACCGTGTGGAGGATGACGGAGCACGCACACTTTCCGAAGAGGTGGACGACAACAATACGAGATATACGTTTTCCACCTACCTCAACAGTAAACTTAGTGCCAGGCATTCCGTCCGCGGGGGTGTTGTAGCAGAACTATACACCCTGGATACCTATGCGTGGGACACGGAAGACAGCCAGCAACGGACATTACGTGATTTTGACGGTAATATGTCACTGTATCAGGCCTATGTCCAGTCCAGGTATAAATTCAATGACCGATGGGAGCTGAACACGGGGATACATGCGCAATACCTTAATCAGAACGAAGATTTTGTCGTGGAACCGAGATTGTCCCTGAAATGGCGTTTTCGTCCCAATCAATCGCTTTCGGCAGGTTTTGGTGTACACCACCAGATGTTGCCCCTTCCTATTTACCTCCTGGAATCAATGGATGAAGACGGTGAGCGTGTGCAGTCCAACATGGAGGCGGAGTTTTTGCAAAGCCTGCACTATGTGCTGGGCTATGACCTGCAGCTGGCAGCCGATTGGCGCCTGAAAGCCGAAACCTATTACCAAGACCTTCGCAATGTACCCGTAGACCCTTTCTCCAGCAGTTTTTCCCTGTTGAATGTAGGTGATGATTTCGGCTTCCCCGATAACGGTTTCCTGGTCAATGAAGGTTCGGGGAGGAATTACGGGGTGGAGCTGACCGTCGAAAAGTTTTTTTCCCGCGGATATTATGGCCTGCTTACCGCTTCGTGGTATGATTCCAGCTATAAGGGAAGCGACGGTATAAGAAGGAACACGGCCTTTAATAACCGTTACATTCTCAATTTTCTTGCAGGAAGAGAGTTTGTGGTCGGGAAAGATAAACAGAATGCTTTTAACATTGACATGAAATTCACTACGGCCGGGGGAAGGTACTATACGCCGATAGATATTCAAAGCAGTATTGATTCCGGAGCCGAAGTACGGTTTGACGAAATAGCGTATTCCGAAAGGTTTTCCCCTTATTTGCGACTGGATATAAAGGTAGGGTTTCAGTGGAACAGCAGGAGGGGGAAATTGTCACAACAATTCTACCTGGACTTTCAGAACATTACCGCAAGGGACAATGTGTTCCTGCAGCGGTACAACGAGTCATCAGAAACAGTAAATACGCTTTATCAGCGGGGCTTTTTCCCTGATATCCTGTATCGTATTCAGTTTTAG
- a CDS encoding LytR/AlgR family response regulator transcription factor, translating to MKVLIVEDEKPAAERLAKLLSGLRDDIEIADVIDSVDAAVIWLREFGMPGLIFMDIQLADGLCFDIFRKIRVGAPVIFTTAFDQYALRAFEVNSIDYLLKPIDSDALRQAMDKYNDLRTIFTPFTYDALAVLQHALQSPRYRERFLVKQGSALHYVSVGDVAYFYAEEGVNFIRHKGGGRYITELNLEEVERRIDPHLFFRVNRKVITHIRSIRSIENYFNGRLILSLIPGFDSSVIVSRERVGKFKEWLGK from the coding sequence GTGAAAGTACTGATCGTAGAAGACGAAAAACCTGCGGCAGAACGGCTGGCCAAACTATTGTCGGGCCTTCGTGACGATATTGAGATTGCAGATGTGATAGATTCCGTAGACGCTGCCGTGATATGGTTGCGCGAGTTTGGTATGCCCGGACTTATATTTATGGATATACAACTGGCAGACGGACTGTGCTTTGATATCTTCAGAAAGATCAGGGTAGGCGCACCGGTGATATTCACCACTGCTTTTGACCAGTATGCCCTGCGCGCCTTTGAGGTAAACAGTATCGATTATCTGCTCAAACCCATAGATTCCGATGCATTGCGGCAGGCTATGGACAAGTATAATGACCTTCGTACGATTTTTACCCCCTTTACCTATGATGCCCTTGCCGTGCTTCAACATGCCCTGCAGTCTCCTCGTTACCGGGAGCGTTTCCTGGTAAAGCAGGGCAGTGCACTTCATTATGTATCTGTAGGAGATGTAGCCTATTTTTATGCGGAAGAAGGAGTGAATTTTATCCGCCATAAAGGAGGCGGGAGGTATATTACAGAGCTGAACCTGGAAGAGGTAGAACGGCGCATCGATCCGCATCTTTTTTTTCGCGTTAACCGCAAGGTAATAACACACATACGATCGATCCGTTCCATAGAAAATTATTTTAACGGCAGGCTCATCCTGTCCCTGATCCCGGGTTTTGATTCTTCTGTCATTGTAAGCCGCGAGCGTGTGGGAAAGTTTAAGGAATGGCTTGGGAAATAA
- the rimP gene encoding ribosome assembly cofactor RimP — translation MLKERVEELLAGVFAEHKSLFLIDLSVSPDNKIKVVIDGDAGVSLNDCVLVSRHVEHQLDRDETDFSLEVTSPGATEPMVHRRQYKKNIGRKLKVKTISGETVEGNLTEVGEEDIKLQWKQREPKPVGKGKRTVTREKEIPFSDIAEAKVMIIF, via the coding sequence ATGTTAAAGGAAAGAGTCGAAGAGCTTCTTGCCGGGGTGTTTGCCGAACATAAATCCCTTTTTTTGATAGATCTTTCAGTTTCTCCGGATAATAAAATAAAAGTAGTAATAGACGGAGATGCAGGAGTTTCGCTTAATGACTGCGTGCTGGTAAGCAGGCATGTGGAGCATCAACTGGACCGGGATGAGACAGACTTTTCTCTGGAAGTAACTTCTCCGGGAGCTACCGAGCCTATGGTGCACCGAAGACAATACAAGAAGAATATAGGCAGAAAATTAAAAGTAAAGACCATCTCCGGCGAAACCGTGGAAGGAAATCTTACCGAAGTAGGAGAAGAAGATATCAAACTGCAATGGAAGCAGCGGGAACCCAAACCCGTAGGCAAAGGAAAACGAACGGTAACCAGGGAAAAAGAAATCCCTTTTTCGGATATAGCGGAGGCAAAAGTGATGATAATATTCTAA
- the nusA gene encoding transcription termination factor NusA: MENLALIESFSEFKDDKLIDRVTLMAILEEVFRNALKKKFGSDDNFDIIINPDKGDLEIWRNRVVVADDEVEDPNQEISLTDARKIEPDFEVGEDVSEEVKLVDLGRRAILALRQNLISKIHEHDNTTIYKQFKDLIGEIYTAEVHHIRHKAVILLDDEGNEIVLPKEKQIPSDFFRKGENVRGIIESVELKGSKPTIIMSRTSPDFLEKLFEQEIPEVFDGLISIKKVVRIPGEKAKVAVDSYDDRIDPVGACVGMKGSRIHGIVRELGNENIDVINFTSNPQLFIGRALSPARVTSISIDEETKRAEVILKPEEVSKAIGKGGYNIRLAGFLTGYEIDVFREGVEEDVELTEFSDEIEEWIIGEFKKIGLDTARSVLDQDVEDLIKRTDLEEETILEVKRILKEEFED, from the coding sequence ATGGAAAATCTTGCATTGATCGAGTCATTTTCGGAGTTTAAGGATGATAAACTCATAGATCGTGTAACGCTGATGGCTATTTTGGAGGAAGTTTTCAGGAATGCACTGAAGAAAAAGTTCGGTTCGGATGACAATTTCGATATCATCATAAATCCCGACAAGGGCGACCTGGAAATATGGAGAAACAGAGTGGTGGTTGCCGATGATGAGGTAGAAGATCCCAACCAGGAAATTTCACTGACTGATGCCAGAAAAATAGAACCCGATTTCGAAGTGGGAGAGGATGTTTCCGAAGAAGTAAAGTTGGTAGATCTGGGAAGAAGAGCTATTTTAGCACTGCGTCAAAACCTTATTTCCAAGATACACGAACACGATAATACGACCATTTATAAACAATTTAAAGACCTCATAGGAGAAATTTATACGGCAGAAGTGCATCATATTCGACATAAAGCTGTTATTTTGCTGGATGATGAGGGAAATGAGATCGTTCTTCCCAAGGAAAAGCAAATTCCTTCCGACTTTTTCCGGAAAGGAGAAAATGTAAGGGGGATCATAGAAAGTGTAGAACTGAAAGGAAGCAAACCTACTATAATAATGTCCAGGACATCCCCGGACTTCCTGGAAAAATTATTTGAACAGGAAATCCCCGAAGTGTTTGACGGGCTGATCAGTATAAAGAAAGTAGTGCGGATTCCCGGAGAAAAAGCCAAGGTGGCCGTAGACTCTTATGACGACAGGATCGACCCCGTAGGGGCCTGTGTAGGGATGAAAGGTTCAAGGATACACGGTATAGTGCGTGAACTTGGAAATGAAAATATAGATGTTATCAATTTTACCAGCAACCCGCAGTTGTTTATCGGCAGGGCATTGAGCCCGGCCAGGGTAACCTCCATTTCTATAGATGAGGAAACCAAACGGGCTGAGGTAATACTGAAACCGGAAGAGGTTTCAAAAGCGATCGGAAAAGGCGGATACAATATCCGGCTGGCCGGATTTCTCACCGGTTATGAGATTGATGTGTTCCGGGAAGGTGTGGAAGAAGATGTGGAACTCACCGAGTTCTCCGATGAGATAGAAGAATGGATCATTGGCGAGTTTAAGAAAATTGGACTGGACACAGCGAGAAGTGTGCTGGATCAGGATGTAGAAGACCTGATAAAACGAACCGACCTCGAGGAAGAAACCATATTGGAAGTAAAACGGATACTAAAAGAAGAATTCGAAGACTAA
- a CDS encoding putative quinol monooxygenase encodes MTNSKTTKIASNTAMDIFRDEFAMLVTFHTKPEYREELERLLRKDVEEAGKEEGNLSMYLYRAKDNQDTYFLFERWKNQQALDAHFEKPYTKAVLELTEKALTDPMEIMFLNDLAPISPVNYERSPQTPDEATDLIVVFTVKEGMQERFMEQFRYSAQNSRPEPGCVAFHIHSVKDRPNTFVLYERWENREALDSHFEQPYTRELFTLFEEVLDKPVEESLEFITLVM; translated from the coding sequence ATGACAAATTCGAAAACAACAAAAATCGCATCAAACACTGCAATGGATATTTTCCGTGATGAATTCGCTATGCTCGTGACATTTCATACCAAACCCGAATACCGGGAGGAACTGGAACGCCTGCTCCGGAAGGATGTGGAAGAAGCGGGGAAGGAAGAAGGCAATCTTTCGATGTACCTGTATCGCGCCAAGGATAATCAGGATACCTATTTCCTGTTTGAACGCTGGAAAAACCAACAGGCCCTCGATGCCCATTTCGAAAAGCCTTACACCAAGGCGGTCCTTGAACTTACTGAAAAAGCGTTGACCGATCCCATGGAAATCATGTTCCTGAATGATCTGGCACCCATATCGCCGGTAAACTACGAACGCTCACCTCAAACACCGGATGAGGCAACAGACCTCATTGTGGTATTTACCGTTAAGGAAGGAATGCAGGAACGGTTTATGGAACAATTCAGGTATTCGGCGCAGAACAGTCGTCCCGAACCCGGTTGTGTTGCTTTTCATATCCATTCCGTTAAAGACAGACCGAACACTTTTGTACTCTATGAACGCTGGGAAAACCGGGAAGCCCTGGACAGTCATTTCGAACAACCCTATACCAGGGAACTCTTTACCTTGTTTGAAGAGGTTCTGGACAAGCCCGTAGAAGAAAGTCTTGAATTTATTACCCTGGTTATGTAA
- a CDS encoding sensor histidine kinase, producing MMFRKAKSIMGFDDRWMLIVGIPLVSFIIVGLIFGDALAEKGIGSLVYYYPSALIYTTIFWVVFRFLMLQCMKRWPEQEQTTRRVVIQVILVLVVYVAVKWMLKHTLSPFISNLTNVQKPHTFKEPMIALLMIFLITTVYEAIRFYSLLQRSRIEKTQLAKDNMQSQLEGLKNQVNPHFLFNSLNTLAHLIPEDVGRAEAFVKKLSEVYRYILEIKDEPLILLEDELEFLQSYIHLIKERFGDNFRVEISVDDAYRKYHIVPLSLQILFENAIKHNEISTRHPLEIKVGVDEAGQLFVRNNLQRKKQEEASTKIGLQNIRNRYRIITGKPVDVMVSTTSFVVFLPLVEVAPAK from the coding sequence ATGATGTTCAGGAAGGCTAAATCCATTATGGGGTTCGACGACCGGTGGATGCTCATTGTGGGGATTCCGCTGGTGAGTTTCATCATTGTAGGACTGATCTTTGGCGATGCCCTGGCGGAAAAAGGGATAGGTTCGCTGGTGTATTACTATCCCAGTGCATTGATATACACTACCATATTCTGGGTGGTTTTCCGGTTTCTCATGCTGCAGTGCATGAAACGCTGGCCGGAACAGGAGCAGACCACCCGGCGTGTCGTGATCCAGGTGATCCTGGTCCTGGTGGTCTATGTGGCCGTCAAATGGATGCTAAAACATACGTTGAGCCCGTTTATCAGCAACCTTACCAATGTGCAGAAACCACATACGTTCAAGGAGCCCATGATAGCATTGCTCATGATCTTCCTGATCACCACGGTTTACGAGGCCATCCGGTTCTACAGCCTGTTGCAGCGATCCCGGATCGAGAAGACGCAACTGGCCAAAGACAATATGCAGTCGCAACTGGAAGGGTTGAAGAACCAGGTAAACCCGCACTTTCTGTTTAACAGCCTCAACACTCTTGCCCACCTTATCCCCGAAGATGTTGGCCGGGCGGAGGCATTTGTCAAAAAGCTGTCGGAAGTGTACCGTTATATATTGGAAATAAAGGACGAACCTCTCATTCTCCTGGAAGACGAATTGGAATTTCTGCAATCGTACATTCATCTTATTAAGGAAAGGTTTGGTGATAATTTCCGGGTAGAAATTTCAGTGGACGATGCATACAGAAAATATCATATTGTCCCGCTTTCGTTACAGATATTATTTGAAAATGCCATTAAACATAACGAAATATCTACCAGGCACCCCCTGGAAATAAAAGTAGGGGTAGACGAAGCGGGTCAGCTTTTTGTAAGGAACAACCTGCAACGTAAAAAACAGGAAGAAGCCTCAACCAAAATAGGATTGCAGAATATAAGGAACAGGTACAGGATCATTACCGGGAAGCCTGTAGATGTTATGGTCAGCACCACATCATTCGTTGTTTTTCTGCCCCTGGTGGAAGTAGCCCCGGCAAAGTAG
- the budA gene encoding acetolactate decarboxylase, which translates to MYSPYLRTILVLCIAGLYGSCTTAEKTKPTEGTALQHDAAYQDYLYQYSVIDALLSGVYDGNLSVGALREKGTLGVGGFNRLDGELYMDKGEVYKIRYDGSVHKVSDTAKIPIAFVKHFQADTTFTLVQKEMGYEKFKVRLQSFLNENEMYAIRISGTFPKVLARAPAPAGKPYPPLAEHLKEHQYGFGLEHTRGTGVGFYLPAFMGKVNIPGFHFHYLSEEKRSGGHVLDFVADSLYVEIDRASGFVVRSPDDEDFRRADLQKDRKAEVEEIE; encoded by the coding sequence ATGTATTCACCGTACTTGAGGACAATATTAGTTCTGTGTATTGCAGGGTTATACGGAAGTTGTACAACAGCTGAAAAGACAAAACCTACGGAAGGCACTGCACTTCAGCATGACGCGGCGTATCAAGATTACCTGTATCAGTATTCCGTTATTGACGCCCTGTTGTCCGGGGTATATGACGGGAACCTGTCTGTAGGAGCACTCCGCGAAAAGGGAACCCTCGGTGTAGGTGGGTTTAACCGCCTTGACGGCGAACTGTACATGGATAAAGGCGAAGTTTATAAAATACGTTATGACGGAAGTGTACATAAAGTATCTGATACAGCTAAGATACCGATAGCCTTTGTAAAACACTTTCAGGCGGATACCACTTTTACCCTGGTACAGAAAGAAATGGGCTATGAGAAGTTCAAGGTCCGGTTACAATCATTCCTGAATGAAAACGAAATGTATGCCATCCGTATTTCCGGTACTTTTCCGAAGGTGCTGGCCAGGGCTCCTGCCCCGGCAGGAAAGCCTTATCCGCCGCTGGCAGAACACCTGAAAGAACATCAGTACGGGTTCGGGCTGGAGCATACCCGCGGAACGGGCGTAGGGTTTTATCTTCCGGCCTTTATGGGTAAAGTGAATATTCCGGGCTTCCATTTCCACTATCTTTCGGAAGAAAAAAGATCGGGCGGACATGTGCTGGACTTTGTAGCCGACAGCCTGTATGTAGAGATCGACAGGGCCTCCGGTTTTGTGGTCCGGTCTCCGGATGATGAAGACTTTCGAAGGGCCGACCTGCAAAAAGATCGAAAAGCGGAAGTGGAGGAAATAGAATAA